The Legionella spiritensis DNA segment GTTTCCTGTTTTATCAGACAAGACTTAAAAGCCAGCAAAACCATTTAAAACTGCATCGAAGCTCAAAAGCAGGGTTGGTTGATTTACTGAATTATGCCTCGGTGGTGGATGATGGTGTGATTGTCGGTAAAAATGGCTCACTCATGGCAGCCTGGCTTTATCGGGGTGAAGATAATGCCAATACTACGGATGAAGCGCGTGAAATGGTGTCCTTTCGAATCAATCAGGCATTGTCAGCAATGGGCAGTGGCTGGATGGTCCATGTGGATGCTATCAGACGGGCGGCCCCCGGATATAGTGAGCGTGACCATTCTTATTTTCCTGATGACATTTCAAAAGCCGTTGATGAAGAAAGAAGGCAGCTTTTTGAAGAAATCGGCGCTTTATATGAAGGCTATTTCGTCATTACCTTAACCTGGTATCCACCTGTTCTGGCGCAAAAACGCTTTGTAGAATTAATGTTTGATGATAGCAACGAGCGATTAAGCCAGAAAGCAAAGACAGCTCAATTAATTGAAGAGTTTGAGCAGTCTTGCCGCAATTTTGAATCACGATTAGGTTCGGCCCTTCACCTAGAAAGACTTGAATCTGAAAAGGTTGTTGATGATCAAGGTCATGTTGTTACTCAGGATAATTTTCTAAGACATATTCAGTATTGTGTGACAGGCCTTAATCATCCAGTCAATCTACCTAAAAACCCAATTTACCTTGATGCCCTGATAGGTGCTCAGGAGCTTGCTTCAGGTATCACGCCAAAAATAGGCCGCAAGTTCATTCAATGTGTGGCGATTGAAGGTTTTCCATTGGAGTCTTATCCGGGCATTTTAACAGCGTTGACCCAACTACCGGTTGAATATCGCTGGAACTCCCGTTTTATATTCATGGATAACCATGAAGCCGTGGCGCATTTCACCAAGTTTCGTAAAAAATGGAAACAGAAAGTCCGAGGATTTTTCGACCAGATATTTAATACCAGTTCGGGTGTCGTCGATGAAGATGCATTGAGCATGGTCAATGATGCTCAGTCAGCCATTGCCGAAACGAATTCCGGCATGGTCGGACAAGGTTATTATACATCAGTCGTTGTGTTGATGGATGAGGATCGCGCTTTAGTTGAAAAAGCAGCTCTCTATATTGAGAAAAACATTAACGCGCTTGGATTTACCGCCAGAACAGAAACGATTAATACCATGGATGCCTTTATGGGCAGCTTACCTGGTCATGGTGTTGAAAATATCAGACGGCCTTTAATCAACACCATGAATCTTGCTGATTTACTACCGACTTCTAGCATCTGGACCGGTGAAAACAAAGCACCCTGTCCATTGTTTCCACCCAGCTCCCCTCCATTGATGCATTGTGTTACCAGTGGTAATGCGCCTTTTCGTTTAAACCTTCATGTCAGAGATTTAGGTCATGGCATCATGTTTGGTCCTACTCGTTCTGGTAAATCCACTCACCTTGGTTTAATCGCTTTATCCTGGCGCCGTTATAAAGATGCTCGGATTTATTCTTTTGACAAAGGTATGTCAATGTATCCAACCTGCAAGGCAACGGGTGGGGAGCACTATACCATTGCGGATAAAGATTCCCGACTGTCTTTTGCCCCTTTACAGTTTTTATCAACCAAAGCAGACCGTGCCTGGGCGATGGAATGGATTGATACCATTCTTGCTTTGAATGGCTTAAATACCACGCCAGCCCAACGCAATGAGATCGGCCATGCCATTATCAGCATGCATAAAAGCGGTTCCAAAACCTTATCTGACTTTGTCATGACCATTCAGGATGAAGAAATCCGGGAAACCCTAAAACAATACACCATTGATGGGTTAATGGGGCACCTACTGGATGCGGAAAGCGATGGTCTTGGCCTGTCTTCATTCATGACCTTTGAAATTGAGCACTTAATGGGGTTGGGTGAAAAGTTTGCTCTGCCTGTTTTGCTATATCTGTTTCGACGTATTGAAACTTCACTTGATGACAGACCAACTTTAATCCTGCTGGATGAAGCCTGGCTAATGCTCGCCCATCCTGTCTTTAAAAACAAAATCGCGGAATGGCTCGATTCAATGGCCAAGAAAAACTGTGTGGTATTTATGGCAACGCAACATTTATCCCATGCGGCGGGCTCAGGCATTTTAGATATCATCGTTGAATCAACTGCCAGCAAAATCTTTTTACCAAATCTCTACGCAAGAGATCCAGAAACACGGGGCATTTACGAGCGCATGGGTTTAAACCCACGTCAAATTGACATTATCGCCTCAGCTCAACCTAAACGGGATTACTACTATGTCAGTGAAAAAGGCCAACGCCTATATCAATTGGCATTAGGCCCACTGGCACTGGCCTTTGTCGGTGCCACTGATCCTGATTCCATTGAACACATGAAACAGCTTGAGCAGAAATATGGTGTGCAATGGGTGTCTTATTGGCTTAAAGAAAAAGGAATTGATTTCAAACAATATGGAGAAGCAGCATGAATAAGCTCAAAGAATGGTTTAATAAAACAAATCCAGATAGGCAAAAGATTCCTCTAACCGATAACCCTTATCTCAATGCCAAACGTGCCTGGAATGTCCATACTGCAGGTCTAATGAAGTCCTTACAAATATGGCAGTTCGTGGGATTAAGCAGTCTGTTAATTACCCTTGCTTGTGTTGGTGGGTTGATATCGATTGGCGCGCAAAGCAAATTTATTCCTTTGGTGTTTCAACAGGATGCGAACGGCAACACCTTATCAGTGACCCGTGCTGATAAAGTAGGCGAAGCAAGTATTGATGATTATCGCGCCGCAGCCGCACATTTTATTGAAAATATCCGCATGGTCAGTGCTGATGTTGAGTTACAAAAGAAAGCCGTCTTTCAGGTGTATTCCTACCTAAATCAAAACGATGCGGCATTATCAAAAGTCCAAGAATTTTATAATGATAAGCAACACGCCAACCCTTTTGAAAGAGCAACCCATGAAATTGTGAATATTGAAATCCGCTCTGTGCTTCAAGAGTCGGAAAACACCTGGCAGGTTGACTGGATTGAAACAGTCCGCAATCACGATGGCACTATTAAAGACAAACCAGCGGTGATGAAAGCCATGGTTACGCTCTATCAGGATAATGCGCTGAATGATGCATCGAGCGATACGATTCTGAAAAATCCTCACTTGATATATGTCCGCGACTTTAACTGGTCTTATGACTTAAAGCATGGAGAAACCGCATGAAAAAAATAATCCTCACCATTAGTCTACTGCTGCCATTATCTGTTTTTGCTTTTGATAAAAGCGACATAGACCAGCGCTACTTTTCCAAAAGCTTGCCCAGACTATCAACTCAAGAACGACAAGCATTAAATATTGCCAGAAAATGGCAGAAAGGCGACCAAACAAGCAAGCCCTTTCATTCATCAGATGGTTCGGTTCAGTTTGTTTATGGCTCTGGTCAAATCAGTATCGTCTGTGCCCCATTGCAGGTATGTGATATTGCATTACAGCCAGGTGAACAGTTTAACGGGATGAATGTCGGTGACCCACGTTTTATGGTTGAACCATCAATAACAGGTGCAGGAGCAAGCCAGCAAATACATATGATTGTCAAGCCTCGGGATGTTGGTCTTGATTCATCTTTAGTCGTGACTACCGACAGACGGACCTATCATTTTCGCTTAAAGTCAGACCGATATGATTTTATGCCTTATGTCTCTTTTATTTATCCTGATGAAGCTAAAGCAAAATGGCGCAGGATACAGCACATTCAGGCAGAAAGACGTAAAGCCAATACATTCCCTGAAACCAATGAATACTTAGGCAATCTCAACTTCAATTACCGGATTCAGGGCAATGCTCGTTTTAAACCGGTTCGAGTCTATAACAACGGCATCAAAACGATTATCGAAATGCCGCGTGAAATGTCACATAACGAAGCACCTGCGCTTTTAGTTTTTAGAAAACGAGGTTTATTTCAAAAATCAGAAAAAGTCATGGTCAATTATCGTCTGCAAGGCTGTCGTTACATTGTCGACAACGTCTTTGACAAAGCAGTTTTGGTTATAGGCAGCGGCTCTACCCAAGAACAAATTACCATTACGAGGTGCTAAGCATGAAAAGAATAAGCGTTTTAATACTGGCAATGTTTTTGTCGAGCTGTACCACCATGCGTTATGGCAATTTTACACAAGCCTCACCATCGAAGGATAGTTATCTGGCTAAAGACGCCGTATCTCAATTAACAAGAGTTTATCCACCAGCCAGAAATACCTTTTGTATCTCTCAAAAAATCTGTGACCGCTTCGGCATTAACTTGATTCATGAGATGCGCAAAAAAGGTTACGGCATTGTTGAAAACGTCTGTCCAAGAAACAGGGCCAACTTTTTCTATGTGGTTGATGAGACAAGGCCCAATAGCCTTTATCGCGTCAGTATCTTTGTTGGCGCTCAGGTCTTAAGCCGAGCCTATGCCAAAACCAAGGGCAAACTTGCACCTGTCAGTCCATGGTCACATAAGGAATAAGCATATGAATAAAAATTATGATTACTTATCACCGGATACCTCACCACAAAAACTTCAGACATCGGGTGTCAAACGGGTCAATAATATGCCCTTATTTATTGCGATTGGTATTTTAACCATTTTTGTCGTGCTGATTGCTTTGGTTGCCCAAAAACGAGCACATGCGCAGAACCAAGTTTCTGAGCCGGTAAAGCTGAAATCATCGAAAAAAAATACCATGAGTCTGGCTAATGACGTTGTGAGTCATTATCAGTCAGGAATGATAAGGCCTCCAACACAATCTACGGTGAAAGAAGAATCACCTTCAATGCCACTGCCCAAAGAACAAAATCAGGCTTCAAAACCGGACATGCCAATTCAGGATGTACCCGATAGTGAAATTGAACGTATCCGTCAGGACAAAACTCAGGCTTTTGAAGAAGCTGTGAAAGCCAAAACCACCGTGATGGTTGATGGTACGCAATTGCACCCTAATGAGAATCAAAAAAATCATAATGCTTCTGTTAACATTGATGTGGCCAATACCTTCAAAGCACATCTTCAACGGCTTCAAAGCATACAAAATGCCAGACCCGCACTAC contains these protein-coding regions:
- a CDS encoding VirB4 family type IV secretion/conjugal transfer ATPase; protein product: MIVFITFLLSITGLIFLSFLFYQTRLKSQQNHLKLHRSSKAGLVDLLNYASVVDDGVIVGKNGSLMAAWLYRGEDNANTTDEAREMVSFRINQALSAMGSGWMVHVDAIRRAAPGYSERDHSYFPDDISKAVDEERRQLFEEIGALYEGYFVITLTWYPPVLAQKRFVELMFDDSNERLSQKAKTAQLIEEFEQSCRNFESRLGSALHLERLESEKVVDDQGHVVTQDNFLRHIQYCVTGLNHPVNLPKNPIYLDALIGAQELASGITPKIGRKFIQCVAIEGFPLESYPGILTALTQLPVEYRWNSRFIFMDNHEAVAHFTKFRKKWKQKVRGFFDQIFNTSSGVVDEDALSMVNDAQSAIAETNSGMVGQGYYTSVVVLMDEDRALVEKAALYIEKNINALGFTARTETINTMDAFMGSLPGHGVENIRRPLINTMNLADLLPTSSIWTGENKAPCPLFPPSSPPLMHCVTSGNAPFRLNLHVRDLGHGIMFGPTRSGKSTHLGLIALSWRRYKDARIYSFDKGMSMYPTCKATGGEHYTIADKDSRLSFAPLQFLSTKADRAWAMEWIDTILALNGLNTTPAQRNEIGHAIISMHKSGSKTLSDFVMTIQDEEIRETLKQYTIDGLMGHLLDAESDGLGLSSFMTFEIEHLMGLGEKFALPVLLYLFRRIETSLDDRPTLILLDEAWLMLAHPVFKNKIAEWLDSMAKKNCVVFMATQHLSHAAGSGILDIIVESTASKIFLPNLYARDPETRGIYERMGLNPRQIDIIASAQPKRDYYYVSEKGQRLYQLALGPLALAFVGATDPDSIEHMKQLEQKYGVQWVSYWLKEKGIDFKQYGEAA
- a CDS encoding conjugal transfer protein TrbF codes for the protein MNKLKEWFNKTNPDRQKIPLTDNPYLNAKRAWNVHTAGLMKSLQIWQFVGLSSLLITLACVGGLISIGAQSKFIPLVFQQDANGNTLSVTRADKVGEASIDDYRAAAAHFIENIRMVSADVELQKKAVFQVYSYLNQNDAALSKVQEFYNDKQHANPFERATHEIVNIEIRSVLQESENTWQVDWIETVRNHDGTIKDKPAVMKAMVTLYQDNALNDASSDTILKNPHLIYVRDFNWSYDLKHGETA
- the trbG gene encoding P-type conjugative transfer protein TrbG encodes the protein MKKIILTISLLLPLSVFAFDKSDIDQRYFSKSLPRLSTQERQALNIARKWQKGDQTSKPFHSSDGSVQFVYGSGQISIVCAPLQVCDIALQPGEQFNGMNVGDPRFMVEPSITGAGASQQIHMIVKPRDVGLDSSLVVTTDRRTYHFRLKSDRYDFMPYVSFIYPDEAKAKWRRIQHIQAERRKANTFPETNEYLGNLNFNYRIQGNARFKPVRVYNNGIKTIIEMPREMSHNEAPALLVFRKRGLFQKSEKVMVNYRLQGCRYIVDNVFDKAVLVIGSGSTQEQITITRC
- a CDS encoding conjugal transfer protein TrbH, whose translation is MKRISVLILAMFLSSCTTMRYGNFTQASPSKDSYLAKDAVSQLTRVYPPARNTFCISQKICDRFGINLIHEMRKKGYGIVENVCPRNRANFFYVVDETRPNSLYRVSIFVGAQVLSRAYAKTKGKLAPVSPWSHKE